In Anthonomus grandis grandis chromosome 16, icAntGran1.3, whole genome shotgun sequence, a single window of DNA contains:
- the LOC126745768 gene encoding gustatory receptor for sugar taste 64f-like, producing MFPSKKSRIIPIKPSRELKPKSISEKTIFNSLKYFMTTLQFLGILPQSNTNKSITEMHFEWISWRILYTLILITCLIFAVGCCFMHWVMHGSTILQIGNGVFYGGSLVTMILYLRLAMQWSKLMKSWCNIDKLMHINYGYPKCLDKRINIFTCIFLSLGLADYILSVCSRLETLYALYGKNTTAKIYYNDTFPQFFVYIPYTIPSGIFCTIMTLHSSLSWALNDLFIIITSCAIALRFQQIYCRISLKMQKHKGNCVLFWKEIREDYDRLASFCKELDEHLSPIILLSFFLNIFFLLIQLYHSLEKIALIVRKVYFIFSFVYLIFKTSIVSLYAAWINDESKSPTTILNSVDSSYYNVEISRLLVQISFDKTTLTGCKMFSVKRGIILSVASAIVTYELVLIQFSQANLYDIDS from the exons ATGTTTCCATCAAAAAAATCTCGCATAATTCCTATAAAGCCCTCACGAGAACTAAAACCGAAATCAATCTCCGAAAAGACTATTttcaattctttaaaatattttatgactacGTTGcaatttttaggaattttaccACAATCAAATACCAACAAAAGCATCACCGAAATGCATTTTGAATGGATAAGTTGGAGGATTTTGTACACATTAATTTTGATTACATGTTTAATCTTTGCTGTTGGTTGCTGTTTTATGCATTGGGTAATGCATGGAAGTACTATATTACAAAtag GAAACGGTGTATTTTATGGAGGCTCCCTCGTAACAATGATTTTGTACTTGCGTCTTGCAATGCAATGGTCGAAATTAATGAAATCCTGGTGCAATATCGACAAACTAATGCACATAAATTATGGATATCCAAAATGTTTggataaaagaataaatatttttacttgtatatttttatcactCGGTTTAG CCGACTATATATTGAGTGTATGCAGCAGACTTGAGACTTTATATGCTCTATATGGTAAGAACACCACAGCTAAAATTTACTATAACGACACTTTTCCacagttttttgtatatattccATATACTATACCCTCAGGCATATTTTGTACG aTAATGACCTTACATTCAAGTTTAAGCTGGGCACTTAacgatttatttataattattacaagTTGTGCCATAGCCTTaagatttcaacaaatttaTTGCAGAATATCTCtgaaaatgcaaaaacataAA ggtaattgtgtattattttggaaagaGATTCGAGAAGACTATGACAGACTAGCCAGTTTTTGTAAAGAATTGGATGAGCATTTATCGCCCATTATATTGCTgtcattttttcttaatatatttttcttactgATACAGCTTTATCATAGTTTAGa gaaaattgcTTTGATTGTACGAAaagtctattttattttttcttttgtctatttaatttttaaaacatccatTGTCTCTCTGTATGCCGCTTGGATAAACGACGAAAGTAAATCTCCGACTACTATTCTTAACTCAGTTGATTCATCGTATTACAATGTTGAA ATTAGTCGCCTATTGGTTCAAATAAGTTTTGACAAAACTACATTAACCGGTTGTAAAATGTTTTCAGTAAAAAGAGGCATTATTTTAAGT GTTGCAAGTGCTATCGTCACATATGAACTAGTTCTCATTCAATTTAGCCAGGCCAATTTATATGATATTGATTCATAA